One Thermosphaera aggregans DNA segment encodes these proteins:
- a CDS encoding 30S ribosomal protein S12 gives MPGKKAPYGMYAARKLKRKRLKFRWSQRDFKLRMLKQQGKIRDPLEGAPMARGIVLEKVGVESRKPNSALRKCVRVQLVKNGKVVTAFVPWDGGVNYIDEHDEVVIEGIGGPMGGSLGDIPGVKYKVVMVNGVSLKALWLGKKQKPVR, from the coding sequence ATGCCGGGCAAGAAAGCACCATACGGGATGTACGCGGCAAGGAAGCTGAAGAGGAAGCGTCTCAAGTTTAGGTGGAGCCAGAGGGATTTCAAGCTCAGGATGCTTAAGCAGCAAGGCAAGATAAGGGACCCGCTTGAAGGAGCGCCAATGGCTAGGGGAATAGTTCTTGAAAAGGTTGGAGTAGAATCCCGTAAGCCAAACTCAGCCCTGAGAAAATGTGTCCGCGTCCAGCTTGTGAAAAACGGCAAGGTGGTTACAGCATTCGTCCCGTGGGACGGTGGAGTCAACTATATTGACGAGCACGATGAAGTAGTTATTGAAGGTATTGGAGGCCCGATGGGAGGGTCTCTAGGAGATATTCCCGGAGTGAAGTATAAGGTAGTAATGGTTAACGGGGTATCTTTGAAAGCTCTCTGGCTGGGTAAGAAGCAGAAGCCTGTTAGGTAG